From the Macaca nemestrina isolate mMacNem1 chromosome 18, mMacNem.hap1, whole genome shotgun sequence genome, the window ctgggtttttttttttttttttcctgagacggagttttgcccttgttgcccaggctggagtgcaatggtgcgatctcagctcagcaacctccgcctcccgggttcaagcaattctctcagcctccagagtagctgggattacaggcacgcgccaccacaccaggctaatatattattttttgagatgcagtctctgtcacccaggctagagcgcaggggcatgatctcggctcactgcaacctccgcctcatgggttcaagtgattctcctgccttagcctcccaagtggctgggattacaggcgctcaccaccgtgcccagctaatttttgtatttttagtagagacggagtttcaccatcttggccaggctggtctcaaactcctgacctcgcaatccacgtgcctcagcctcccaaagtggtgggattaatggtgtgagccaccacgcccagccaattttttgtattttaagtagagacagggtttctccatgttggtcaggctggtctcaaactcccaacctcaggtgatccacctgccttggcctcccaaagtgctgggattacaggcgtgagcccctgcacctgccGAAACCCAAGACAAGCTTTCCAGCTGGGTCTCAGACAGGGGTCTGGGGCCATGGGGCACACCTGTGACATTCCCTTTACGGTGCTCCAGCCCTGTCCCCCCACTGCCTTCTGGGAGAAGGTATTTCAGCCTAGAACCGACCCTGGCACAGCTGAGCCCTCCAAGCCCAGGGTTGGGAGGCAGAAAACAGGACAGGGGCCCAGCCTACTGGGCATGACTCTGTGACAGAGGGAACACACCTCCCCCTCCGCACTACCTCGGGCTCCTGGACTGACCAGAGAGGCCCTCCCCCTTGCTCACAGGGAGGCCACAAGGAACCCAACACAAGTACGGTGGAGATGGGGCAGCGGGGCCGGGTCACTCACTGTCCACTCCGTGTCTGTGCCGCCCTCGTAGCCATCTGCCTCTGGACCAGCCTCCTCGCTCCGGGGCTTCTGCGGGGGCTCAGAGCTGCAGGAGGAGCCCTTGCTACCAGGACCCCTGTTTTTTCCACTGTCCTTTGTGGCTGTGCAGAGAAGGTCATCAGTCAATGGCTGGGTTTGGAGGCCCCAGCTGACCCCAGAGAGGCCACTTAATGCCCAGCAATGACCTAGGGCCTCTAAGACTCAAGAGGGCAAGAAACAGATGGGCTGGGACGTGTGGCTCTGTCTCCAGGCGGTTGCTGAGTGGGTGGGGATGACTCAGAAGCCACAAGAGTCCTTGAGCCTCAAGTACAGCCCagggatggggagtggggagtgtaCTCCGGGGAGGGAGACCTGAAGACAGGGAAAGGCACAGGCAGGGCCCCAGGCACCGGGCATCTTCAGGAGTGGGGAAAGCTGGGCTCCCACAGAGCATGGGGATCAGACCTACGGGTGGGACCTGCTGCCGGTCCATGCGCTCCAGGCTCTGCAGCAGACTGTCCACCTGGGCTTTGATCTGCCACAGCGCCCCCTGGATGTCATGCAGCTCCTCGGTGGGGACTGCGGAGAGAGGGGCAGGGttggtgcccaggctgggctccGGGGCCTGCCGTGACAGCTGGTGCGGCCACCCAACTGCTCCCTAGCACTGCAGGTGTGACTGTGGCCCCCACTCACACTTTTTCTGCCCAGAGGGCAGGGGGCTGTTCCTGGAGACCCGTTGGGGGCTGAAGCCGCTCCTGACCCCCATGCCCATGTGGGCCCTCCGGATCTTGACAGGCATGTGGTTGATGAGTGTGGGCATCCGGATCCTCTGGTATTCATAGACCCTGGGGACAGGACAGAGAAGGAGTCAGGCCGGCCAGCCAGCCAGCCCCACCTGCCCAAGCTGTACATGATCTCTGTACAGCTTGTAGCTACTACTGCTGCTGTGAAGGACACAAATGGAAGGGGTCACGGTACACGACCAGAGGCTCTGCCTGGTGCCCAGTTGAACTTGGAAAACTGAAGGTCACAGCTCTTCCTTGGAATGCCAGCCTTCCTCAGTGCAAGAGCCCctagggacttgcccaaggtcactttGGGAGACCACAGCAAACCAGCTTCCCCAGTTGGCCTGTGCTAAGGGGTGCCTCCAGGTGGCAGTGGGGACACAATCACCCACAGGCTTCTGGCAGCCAGAGCCtggcctccccctccccctccccaaggCTGCTCTGTGAAACCGGCACTGTTGATGCCCTGAGACTTTGTCTGGCAAAAGATGGAAGAGGTGTGTCAGAGCCAAAGCCCTGGCAGGGCATGGGAGCGCCTTCAATCCTTGCCTGAGAATCACTGGGGCCAGCAGGCAGGGCTAGGGACAGGGCAGTGGCCAGGTCACCTGGGCCTTTGTTCCAGGCCCTGGGAGACAGGATGGGTCCCAACGGCCCAGGCTTACTCACAAAACTGTGGCTCCCTACTTATCACACACCAGGCACCCCAGGGAACCTGTGCCAGGAGGGGGTCAGGGGAGCATGCAAAGAGACAGCTGGGTCCCAGCCTGGGCAGGAAGCTCTGGGGACCCTGCAGGAGCAGCTTCAGGTCCTTCCTGTGCCTGGGGAGGGCTCTGAgttgggggaaagggaggggacgCGTGGTGATGGGTGAGGGTGGTAAAAAGTTATCAACTTTCCAGTCCTGTCGCTGTTGCCCCCAAGCTCAGGGCCAGCACACGAGGGGCGGAATGGAGGACATCCTGGGCACCTGCCCTATCCCCTCCATCTCCAGCCACCCCCTACTCCCACCCCTGCTTTCTGGCTCAGTAGGTCTGGGTAGGCGGTCTGGGTAGGCGGCCTGGGAAGCTTCCAATTCCGgtaggaggggagggaggaaagggaggggagggaggaaagggaggggagggaggaaagggaggggagggaggaaagggaggggagggaggaaagggaagggagggaggaaagggaagggagggaggaaagggaggggagggaggaaagggaagggagggagggaagggagggaggaaagggaggggagggagggaggaaagggaggggagggaggaaagggaggggagggagggaggaaagggaggggagggaggaaagggaggggagggagggaggaaagggaggggagggagggaggaaagggaggggagggagggagaaagggaggggagggaggggaggagagggagggaggggaggaaagggagggagggggaggagaggcagGTCCAGCCGCAGGGTAGATGGACAAAGACCCCCTCGGGCCAGGAAGGACCAAGCAGTGAGAGCTGGGGCCAAGACAGCATT encodes:
- the LOC139359912 gene encoding RNA-binding Raly-like protein, which translates into the protein MAQDPKAGPAQPGQKRQQGTRVFWVYEYQRIRMPTLINHMPVKIRRAHMGMGVRSGFSPQRVSRNSPLPSGQKKFPTEELHDIQGALWQIKAQVDSLLQSLERMDRQQVPPVATKDSGKNRGPGSKGSSCSSEPPQKPRSEEAGPEADGYEGGTDTEWTVKNHAEDQASQEAAGTPPASSAPGILDRQLLALRRF